A single Ammospiza caudacuta isolate bAmmCau1 chromosome 6, bAmmCau1.pri, whole genome shotgun sequence DNA region contains:
- the IFITM10 gene encoding interferon-induced transmembrane protein 10: MGAPLPALPSSLNSSAEEAEPEAVLSRICSDSPHPSLAERGDAAAATTERTQDPPLGPPCPFEGVAWTPRPPQGPPQGCFACIAKPPALRQASPVLSPSSAVYLMESKSCKGDSLRPAVPCKHSVEKKTMTNPTTVIEIYPDTTEVNDYYLWSIFNFVYLNFCCLGFIALAYSLKVRDKKLLNDLNGAVEDAKTARLFNITSSALATFCIILIFIFLRYPLTDY; this comes from the exons ATGGGTGCCCCCCTCCCcgccctcccctcctccctcaaCTCCAGCGCCGAGGAAGCCGAGCCGGAGGCAGTGCTGAGCCGGATATGCAGCGACTCCCCGCATCCCTCCTT GGCAGAGCGCGGTGACGCCGCGGCAGCCACCACGGAGAGGACACAGGACCCCCCCCTGGGCCCGCCATGCCCCTTTGAGGGGGTGGCCTGGACCCCGAGACCCCCGCAGGGCCCCCCGCAGGGCTGCTTCGCCTGCATCGCCAAGCCCCCGGCTCTCCGGCAAGCTTCGCCCGTCCTGTCTCCTTCTTCTGCCGTTTATCTCATGGAGAGCAAGAGCTGCAAAGGGGACAGCCTGCGGCCAGCGGTCCCGTGCAAGCACTCGGTGGAGAAGAAGACGATGACCAACCCCACCACTGTCATCGAAATCTACCCCGACACCACCGAGGTGAACGACTACTATCTCTGGTCCATCTTCAACTTTGTATACCTCAACTTCTGCTGCCTCGGCTTCATCGCCTTGGCCTATTCATTGAAA GTCCGGGATAAGAAACTCCTCAATGACTTAAATGGAGCAGTTGAAGATGCCAAGACAGCCCGGCTTTTTAACATCACCAGCTCAGCCCTTGCCACCTTCTGCATCATCCTTATCTTCATCTTCCTGCGATACCCTCTCACTGACTACTGA